The genome window ATTTTCATAGACTCTATGGGAAGAATTCAATGGGGTGATAGAAGTGGTACTTTATTGTCATATTGGGCTTCGATAAAAGCTCCAAATCTGCCTAAGCGTATATATACCGCAGTTTCTAGCTCTAGTTTAGTTGAAGAATATCTAAAACAGTATAATATAGAGGTTAAGTGGACTAAGGTAGGTAGTGTAGATATAGCGCATATGTTATTTAAGGAAAAAGGAGTGGCAGGATTTGAGGAAAATGGTGGATTTATGTATCCTCCTCATCAGACGGTAAGAGATGGCGCAATGTCATTCGCTTTAATGCTAGATATGATGGCATCTGAAAATGAAAACTCTGCTGAACTGTTTAATAGATTGCCCGTTTATTATTTAGTGAAAACAAAAGTGAGAATTACGGAAAAAAGTGATATAAAGAAGATTTATGATAAAATAATAGATAAGTATGGGAAGTACGGGAATATAGTTACAATAGATGGTGTAAAGATTATTGGTAATGATTTCTGGCTTCTCGTTAGGAAAAGTGGTACAGAGCCAATAATAAGAATATTAGTAGAGGCAAAAGATGAGAATAAATCCAAAGAATTATCTAAAGAGCTAGAAAAGTTAGTTAGTGAGTTAGTATGAAATATAGGCTAATGGATTTACTTGCATGTCCTATGTGTAAACATTTTCCGCTGAAACTTTTTGTTTTCTCAGAAAAGGAAATAGATAGAAAATTAAGTCAAGAAGATAAAAAACCGTTGTGTGAATTATATTGTGCATATAAATCTGCATTTATTAAGGAATTGAACTCTCTTCCTCCTTGCGAGGAATGCATTAGAAACGAAATAGTGGAAGGTATGCTTTATTGTGAAGCTTGTAATAGATGGTATCCAATAATTGATGAAATTCCAAGAATGTTACCAGACAAACTGAGAAAAGAAGAGGAGGATATCAAATTTTTGGAAAAACATAAAGACAAGATTCCGAAGACAATACTAACTAGTGGCGTTCCATTTCGTTTAAAATGAGCTTATTAATTTGTTTGACGAGTGTATAATA of Sulfolobus sp. E5-1-F contains these proteins:
- a CDS encoding Trm112 family protein, translating into MKYRLMDLLACPMCKHFPLKLFVFSEKEIDRKLSQEDKKPLCELYCAYKSAFIKELNSLPPCEECIRNEIVEGMLYCEACNRWYPIIDEIPRMLPDKLRKEEEDIKFLEKHKDKIPKTILTSGVPFRLK